GTGGAACGGCTTCTGCAAGAGCAGGCTGCGGTACAGGCGGAGCGCGTGAGGCTCCTCACTGATACATGCCTCCATCACCCGGAACTGGCAACGAGGTGGTACTTCAGGGTGGTGTGGGACACTTCCAGGACGCCACCGCTGGTCTACTGTCCAGTCTATAAGGTGGGTACTCATCATATTTACTGAAGATGAACAATACAACTTATTTGTGCATCAATTTACTGAAATATTCCACCTCAGTGGTCTTCAAATATTTCCCTGCCCTAAGCGACCCGCAGGTCGTAGTTTGCACACACCTGCTCTAGGTTCATGTGTATATGGACATGTGCATgaattatatataaatacacatcAGCTTTGAGAATCTCATCACAACCTATACtgctaaataaaacacacacacacacacacacacacacgagcgtaaactgtaaaactacaactaggtaaatgcacacacacgtgcgcgcgtgtgtgtacaAGAACTTAATTCCCCATGTCACTATATTTCTAACTCTTTGGGAAATTGAAAAACGTAATTTTCTTAAATTTGATGTCAATGTTTACAACGAATTCAGACCACTCATACCAAACAAATAATTAGGGTGTAATATCAATAGATGCACTGCGTGACTTTTCAGTAAAAAGcgaataacacacaaaaaaaaatcaacaagaatGACTTTAGCAGTTATCTTATGAAGGTGATGAGATATGTAAACGATATGGATGAGGGTATGGACAGTTTTATGAATTTCTTTGCTGATCACACGCAACTAATGAGAAAGGTAAGTGTTGAAAATGACTATAGAAAATCGCAACAAGATCATGACAAACTTTGTGCAAAGAACCAAACACGGGAAATAAATTTTAACATCAAGAAATACTGTGAAATGGATTtggtaaagaataaaaacaggatATAAGAGCAGTATAAacttagagagaaaaataaagaaagcaaaatttGGAAAGGACCTAACATTGTTAGACATACCAActgataaacaaattaataaaattatTGATGAAAACTACAACTTATTAAAACCAttagaataatatatatatatatatatatatatatatatatatatatatatatatatatatatatatatatatatatatatatacatacacacacacacacacacacgtgtgtgtgtgtgtgtgtgtgtgtgtgtgtgtgtgtgtgtgtgtgtacatatatatatatatatatatatatatatatatatatatatatatatatatatatatatatatatatatatatatatatgtgtgtgtgtgtgtgtgtgtgtgtgtgtgtgtgtgtgtgtgtgtgtgtatatatatatatatatatatatatatatatatatatatatatatatatatatatatatatatatatatatatatatacatacatacagtgatACTTCGTCATACGAAATTAATTCGTTCCATGACGattgttgtatataaaaaaaaataacagaaattaatggaaatagaattaatttgctcttgtgatatgaatttaccccaccccccaaaaaaaaattaacatgctttaaataccaaccaaatatagatttgatataagataaatacaatgtttattgtatgcatgatataaatgaactatattacccaaaataacaacttaatgCGCAAAACTTGGGACACATTGATAGACATTCATCATgcaagactcggggcacgtcgatagatgtttaggctttttacggctatattttggctaattttttttttttttttttttttttttttttttcttgtgagcTGGAAACACTAATcaagagtaaacatatgctctacgtcactgtgtcaccaacgatggatggtgggagcgacagtgatttcactgtatctgattccgccacctctcccatgcgccttacttctatacctcaggtctctcgccatgttacgggaagacaacttttgaatgagtgatatcagaacaggagagagagagagagagagagagagagagagagagagagagagagagagagagagagagagagagaatataatacaTGGGGCCCGTTTTATAtcactctagccaaggccgctgaacctgatcggacgcaaggccaaataaaccgatgatactacctcattcaacctgtgatactttggtaaccatgacatctagagatttctggtttttttttgcattgcaaagaggaagagttgcttgtgggcagaacaccattttgtactcactcatttattgaacttctaagtgtaatcagtatgtgaatacaggctatttgtgtgtttcttgccaaacttttacttttgggactcatgatcttgagttcacaaaacttaagagaaaatacacactgccgaggagtaCAGACACaaacatgcacaaaggatgaaaaaCTATACACAACAcaggctgaatgttcgggtggacgcgGGTAGCCGAGTGATCGCTGCGCCACAtaccgatggctattcgtatcttaaaaatatctttgtaTTTCAATGCATAAATTATGTGAAATTTTtcgtcatataaaaaaaatcatatgttgGGGCGATCGTATATcaaggtattactgtatatatatatatatatatatatatatatatatatatatatatatatatatatatatatatatatatatatatatatatatatacacacacacacacacacacgtaattctTTGTACCTGGTCATACTATACAATATGTTAACATATATTGCCTTGACAGGTCGCATCCACTACCTGGTCAGTATACTTCTTACGTCTGGCTCACACAAACATTAAAAAGGTGAGTAGCCATCAATATCCATATGGTAGATAattcaatctttccttcttgtgaGTGGCTATATACTTGATAGGAAAGTTTGAAGAGTGCCATCAATGTATCATGGTGATACTTAAGAGATGGAGGGTGGGTGAGAATTGAGATGTCTTCTTAGGTACAGCAATACAAGGCTATTTCATAGACACTGCACATCTTTGCTTGGAACTATAAATATACAATAGATACATACTTATTATGTTTTAAAATAGATGACCGGGTATGGGCATAATGTGTAAACAATTACTTAATGAGGttgaccatttttttctttcctttcagaaAAGAATAGGAGACCTTCATACCCTAATGTCTGACAAGTATCCTCCACCAAAGACAAACAAGGAGAGGCATGCTTTGTTCCCCAAGTCTTTACGTTTCATCACAGTACGGCATCCATTTACCAGGTAGCTTTCATTCTCCACAAAGACTAAATGTTAAAACTGATAACAATTTCAAGTATGTAGGagactttttaacaaatatcACAATATCAGCTAGACTTCAGCATCAGTGTgcataatgaatatgaaaaatttcAAAATAATATTAGTACATTTAGAGGtgatttttccttaaatttctcaGATTAAATTTGGATATTTCTGAACTAAATTTTTGTTTAATGAGAAGCTTTAATAAGTATAATAATAAATCACCCTACATTTCAGACTGCTCTCCGCTTATAGGGACAAAATTGACAATGTGAAACCAAAACCTTTCCAGCCATATTTTCTCGACCTGCAAAGggcaataatacaaaaatatagaGCACCACACAGCAATAACACCGAACCCACTCCAACATTCCCTGAGTTTGTTCAATATGTAATTGATGCAACGGAAAATTTCACAACAGCAAAAGATTGGGCAGAACATGTAAGTTTTTTTAATGTGGACCTTAATTACCTTTTCTCATACCGATTTCTGATATCTCAGCTTAGACATTATAGCATTCCTTTTGTCTAGCTCCACACATCTTGAGATGCAATATCAATAATTAGTACCACTAGCCATGAATAAGATAATCTACAGTgtatttccttattcctctcaATTCCTAGGTATTCAACACTCAGAAAATACAAAGATGTAATACTTATGGTAATATATGCACATTTATTACTGTAAATAGTTTTGGTTGTTAAAATATCAGAAATTATagaaatggagtatgcagtaaAGCTTAACTATTTTGACACTTTTACAGGTTGTGTGTTGGACACCTTACTGGGTGCAGTGTGCTGTCTGCTCCTCCGATTATCAGGTTGTCATCAAACTGGAGACAATGTACACTGATGTACAGTTCCTGGCTGAAGTTGCTCAGTTAAAAGAAATTCAAAATGTAAAAGAGTGgtttaataagaataagagtCATGGCTCATCACCTTCAGTGATTCCAGATTACTTTGAAcaactaacaaaaaaacaaatcaacttGCTATACCAGAGATACAAACTAGACTTTGATTTATTTGGATATTCCATTGAAGAATATCTTAGTTATGGTAGAACGTAAACAATGAGATGCAAACAATCCCATGGTTGGAGCATCTTCATAGTGTATACTGTGTATACTGTAGTGTAAAGTGTGTTGAGGGCATAgcagagagaatgagtgaagagACTTTGAGATTTATAATTTGCATAATTTTCTGTGGAATGCTGAAGAAAGTTGGGGTGCATGCATGCATATGCAGCCTTGTGTGGAGGCTAATTCATAGGCAGCTAGGCAAGCCTCATATGAGGAAGAACAGACACAGGATGTTTGAAAATTATGATTATGATAAACATTAATGGTCTTGGGTTTATTACTCGGGTACAATGTTTCTGTACTATGCTGTGATGCAACAATTTTCTGTGGATGTTAAACAACACTAAATAATACAGCCTTTTGTAATCTCTGCATTGCTCTCACCCAATGGAAGTCAATTAACATCAAAATAGGCACGACTTGTTTTTAATTGCTAACAAACAGTTTAGGTGTTATCTTATTGCTAACAAACTGTTTAGATGCTCAATACAAGATATATCTAAACACATATCACTATACATTTACATAAGTAATGTACTGAAGTAATGTACTGGATTCACAGCACATCTTTATATTACCTTCACATTACCTGTAAAGCACTCAGGTTCAAGGTTCAGCCTGAATCCTATTTATACTTTTCTCATGAAAAATTCAACTTATCAGGCTTATAATCAAGTAACATATGTACACACTATGCAAAGATAGCAGAGGAAACTGCCACTCTATACACTGACCATACAGGTGCACAAATAACTGATGAAACTACTATACTATATACTATATATGCTATATACAGGTGtacaaataaatgatgaaactGGCACACTATATAATGACCATACAGGTGCACTAATAACTGATAATACTGCCACACTATATACTGACTATAAAGGTGCACAAATAACAGCTGAAACTGCTGCACTACTTATTGACCAAACAGGTGCACTAATATATACTGGTCATCAGGTGCACAAATAACTAATGTAACTGCTGCACTACTTACTGATCATACAGGTGAGTGTTATGAGCatgaaaacactcaaacacacttctGTTTATGAGATGGCATCTTGTAAGCAAAAGGCTTTGATTGGCTCCAGGTGATGAGAAGGGACATGACATTCTAGGAGAAGCTGGTCTTAACACAATTTCCACAAATATCTATACTTCTGGAGGAGGGACAGTCAATGCAGTGCCAGCGAGGGCCAGTGATGGGCTCCATGCCACACCCGTCACACTgcaaatgtgaaaaaatattaaatctaATAACCTCAAAATAAATACTACAGAAATTGTAACTAAATGCTGATGGATTCACAGT
The Portunus trituberculatus isolate SZX2019 chromosome 39, ASM1759143v1, whole genome shotgun sequence DNA segment above includes these coding regions:
- the LOC123515525 gene encoding carbohydrate sulfotransferase 10-like translates to MLTAKKFVISLAIFTVLLYINIYLTKVTKTQIIEYYNDIMKERKPSEHLDKKLTLKQNRKSFNESQQDEVSSVDMLTSVPSMTLDEVVTPRKDIEVVFPSITNCSIQDYQRQVMRKHYNSRAFLYACKKWQQPNPGVPWPMVVPPSNGSVLRSLPVRHQNPEVERLLQEQAAVQAERVRLLTDTCLHHPELATRWYFRVVWDTSRTPPLVYCPVYKVASTTWSVYFLRLAHTNIKKKRIGDLHTLMSDKYPPPKTNKERHALFPKSLRFITVRHPFTRLLSAYRDKIDNVKPKPFQPYFLDLQRAIIQKYRAPHSNNTEPTPTFPEFVQYVIDATENFTTAKDWAEHVVCWTPYWVQCAVCSSDYQVVIKLETMYTDVQFLAEVAQLKEIQNVKEWFNKNKSHGSSPSVIPDYFEQLTKKQINLLYQRYKLDFDLFGYSIEEYLSYGRT